A window of Hymenobacter aerilatus contains these coding sequences:
- a CDS encoding sensor histidine kinase → MSADILFTGGGEMGERIRTLDWSRTKLGPVADWPQSLITAVQIMLGSRFPMMVHWGPELVHFYNDGYAAILQTKHPGALGQPAQPWWDEMWPFLTPIFEQVWAGHTTHFENQLVLPNRRGFVEETYFTFSHSPIRNESGQVAGVFVTAMETTTTVLNQRRLAMFSSLMAHAALASRPVEAAQHLVASLATDSDDIPFALLYSIDQPAQMAHLTGWFGLPAGEPTAPSTLSLNTSRYWPMAETLSARQPVLVDDLPTRFGSWPEGNWSVIPTQALLLPLRLHENDTAADKVLIVGLSPRRPLDADYYAFFSLVADYAGRALNHAAATYEAYRLNQALQEANSSLDTFVHIAAHDLKGPTNNLESLIEVYREEPAGAAQEHVMTLLTKEVHRLTSTVAGLLDILRSQHTAAPPAERVELQTVFSRVYADLMGYMQAQEGMITADFSRAPVVVCPPAYLESILKNLLHNALKYRAPDRPPVVHVSTRSRDNNVVLSIVDNGIGIDLQRDRDRLFSPFTRLTAEGEGAGLGLYMVRSLVQQQGGALDASSSPGVGTTFTIVLPATGPEK, encoded by the coding sequence ATGAGTGCAGATATCTTATTTACGGGAGGCGGAGAGATGGGAGAGCGAATCAGAACGCTGGACTGGTCCCGGACAAAACTGGGCCCCGTAGCCGACTGGCCGCAGAGCCTAATTACGGCCGTGCAAATTATGCTCGGCTCGCGCTTTCCGATGATGGTGCACTGGGGACCGGAGCTGGTTCATTTCTATAATGATGGCTACGCTGCCATTCTACAAACCAAACACCCCGGTGCGCTGGGCCAGCCGGCCCAGCCCTGGTGGGACGAGATGTGGCCTTTTCTAACGCCCATTTTCGAGCAGGTATGGGCTGGCCATACCACTCACTTCGAAAATCAACTGGTGCTCCCCAACCGTCGGGGCTTCGTGGAGGAAACGTATTTCACTTTCAGCCACAGCCCCATTCGGAATGAAAGCGGGCAGGTAGCTGGCGTCTTTGTAACGGCCATGGAAACCACCACAACGGTTTTGAACCAGCGGCGGCTGGCCATGTTCAGCTCCCTGATGGCGCATGCGGCCCTTGCTTCCCGGCCTGTAGAAGCGGCTCAGCACCTGGTAGCCTCCCTAGCCACCGACTCCGATGATATCCCGTTTGCGCTGCTCTATAGCATCGATCAGCCGGCCCAAATGGCCCACCTCACGGGCTGGTTTGGGCTGCCTGCCGGCGAGCCGACGGCCCCCAGCACCTTATCACTGAACACCAGCCGGTACTGGCCGATGGCCGAGACGCTGTCTGCCCGTCAGCCGGTATTAGTGGATGACCTGCCCACCCGCTTTGGCAGCTGGCCGGAAGGCAATTGGTCTGTGATACCTACGCAGGCCCTGCTGCTCCCCCTTCGCCTGCACGAAAACGACACCGCGGCCGATAAGGTGCTGATTGTAGGCCTGAGCCCCCGCCGCCCGCTGGATGCCGACTACTACGCCTTTTTCTCGCTGGTAGCCGACTACGCTGGGCGGGCCCTAAACCATGCCGCGGCCACCTACGAGGCCTACCGTCTCAACCAGGCTTTGCAGGAGGCCAATAGCTCGCTGGACACCTTTGTGCACATTGCAGCCCACGATCTGAAAGGGCCGACCAATAACTTAGAGAGCTTGATTGAGGTGTATCGCGAGGAGCCCGCCGGCGCAGCGCAGGAGCACGTTATGACGCTGCTGACCAAGGAAGTACACCGGCTGACGAGTACCGTGGCGGGTCTATTGGATATCCTGCGGAGCCAGCACACAGCAGCACCGCCCGCCGAGAGAGTGGAGCTGCAAACCGTATTTAGCCGTGTGTATGCTGACCTGATGGGGTACATGCAGGCGCAGGAGGGAATGATTACGGCTGATTTCAGCCGGGCCCCGGTGGTGGTATGCCCCCCTGCCTACCTCGAAAGCATCCTGAAAAACCTACTGCACAACGCCCTCAAGTACCGCGCCCCCGACCGGCCGCCCGTGGTGCACGTAAGCACCCGCAGCCGCGACAACAACGTGGTGCTGAGTATTGTTGACAACGGCATCGGCATTGATTTGCAGCGGGACCGGGACCGGCTGTTCAGCCCGTTCACCCGCCTCACGGCCGAGGGTGAGGGCGCTGGCCTGGGCCTCTATATGGTTCGCTCCCTGGTGCAGCAGCAAGGCGGCGCCCTCGATGCCAGCAGCTCCCCCGGCGTGGGCACTACCTTCACCATCGTGCTACCCGCCACTGGCCCCGAGAAGTAG
- the bglX gene encoding beta-glucosidase BglX, with translation MNKLSRAALLLTLGLTFTTAPLHAQQQPPAPTPKVMQDDPKMKAFIDNLMQKMTLEEKIGQLNLVSVGFDVTGPVVSQNVNENISKGNVGGVFNTYTPIAARKLQELALKQTRLKIPLIFGYDVIHGHRTIFPIPLGLAASWDLTAVERSARIAAEEASADGLHWVYSPMVDIARDPRWGRVAEGAGEDAYLGSRMAEAMVRGYQGTDLTKENAVMACLKHFALYGASEAGRDYNTTDMSKVRMYNEYLPPYKAAVDAGVGSVMSSFNDVNGVPATANRWLLTDLLREKWGFKGFVATDYTAINELIAHGMGDEKEVAALSLKAGADMDMVGELFLKHLGEDLKNGLVKQADIDLACRRVLEGKYRLGLFKDPYHGVSEKRAKKVIMNKEFIADARDIARKSMVLLKNDNQTLPLKKSGTIALVGPLAQSQRDMIGNWSGAGDWKQAVSLEQGIKNVAGNAVKIVYAKGANIADDQQMLDRLNHHGGELVLDKRSSEEMIKEAVQVAQQADVIVAAVGESQGMTGEAASRADIGLPGQQLALLKALKATGKPLVLVLMNGRPLTLTWEDQNASAILETWFGGTQAGNAMADVLFGNYNPSGKLTMTFPRSVGQIPLYYNHKSTGRPYAGTDPMDKYKSRYLDEVNEPLYPFGFGLSYTKFEYGKPELSTTTLGQNQPLEVKVTVRNTGNYDGEEVAQLYIRDMVGSLSRPVKELKGFQKVMLKKGESRTLTFRLSPDDLKFYNNDLNFVAEPGDFQVMVGGNSRDVQMAGFKLQ, from the coding sequence ATGAATAAACTTTCCCGCGCTGCCCTGCTGCTCACGCTGGGCCTCACCTTCACGACGGCGCCGCTACATGCCCAGCAGCAACCACCAGCGCCTACCCCCAAAGTCATGCAGGACGACCCCAAGATGAAGGCCTTCATCGACAACCTGATGCAGAAAATGACGCTGGAAGAGAAAATTGGTCAGCTGAATCTAGTATCGGTAGGGTTTGACGTGACGGGGCCGGTAGTGAGCCAAAATGTGAACGAGAACATCTCGAAAGGCAACGTCGGCGGTGTGTTCAACACCTACACGCCCATTGCCGCCCGCAAGCTCCAAGAGCTGGCCTTGAAGCAAACCCGCCTGAAAATTCCCCTGATTTTTGGCTACGATGTCATTCATGGCCACCGCACCATTTTCCCCATTCCGCTGGGGCTGGCTGCCAGCTGGGACCTTACGGCCGTAGAGCGTAGCGCCCGCATTGCCGCCGAAGAAGCCTCAGCCGATGGCCTACATTGGGTGTACTCGCCCATGGTCGACATTGCCCGCGACCCGCGCTGGGGCCGCGTGGCCGAGGGCGCTGGTGAAGACGCCTACCTCGGTTCGCGCATGGCTGAAGCCATGGTGCGCGGCTATCAGGGAACCGACCTGACCAAGGAAAATGCCGTGATGGCCTGCCTAAAGCACTTTGCCCTCTATGGCGCCTCCGAAGCCGGCCGCGACTACAACACCACCGACATGAGCAAGGTGCGCATGTACAATGAGTACCTGCCGCCCTACAAAGCTGCCGTCGATGCCGGGGTAGGGTCCGTAATGTCGTCGTTCAACGACGTGAACGGAGTGCCAGCCACTGCCAACCGCTGGCTGCTGACGGACCTGCTGCGCGAGAAATGGGGCTTCAAGGGCTTCGTGGCCACCGACTACACAGCCATCAACGAGCTGATTGCGCACGGCATGGGCGACGAGAAAGAAGTAGCCGCGCTATCGTTGAAAGCTGGTGCCGATATGGACATGGTAGGGGAGCTGTTCCTGAAGCACTTGGGCGAAGACCTGAAAAACGGCCTCGTGAAGCAGGCCGATATTGACCTGGCGTGCCGCCGCGTGCTGGAAGGCAAGTACCGCCTCGGCCTGTTCAAAGACCCCTACCACGGCGTGTCGGAGAAGCGGGCCAAGAAGGTGATTATGAACAAGGAGTTCATTGCCGATGCCCGCGACATTGCCCGCAAGAGCATGGTGCTGCTGAAAAACGACAACCAAACCCTACCCCTCAAGAAGTCGGGCACCATTGCACTGGTGGGCCCACTGGCCCAGAGCCAGCGCGACATGATTGGCAACTGGAGCGGCGCCGGCGACTGGAAACAGGCTGTGTCGCTGGAGCAGGGCATTAAGAACGTGGCCGGCAACGCGGTGAAAATCGTGTATGCCAAAGGCGCCAACATTGCCGATGACCAACAGATGCTTGACCGCCTCAACCACCACGGAGGAGAATTGGTGCTGGACAAGCGCTCCTCTGAGGAAATGATAAAGGAGGCCGTGCAGGTAGCCCAGCAGGCCGATGTGATTGTGGCCGCCGTGGGCGAAAGCCAGGGCATGACCGGTGAAGCCGCCAGCCGCGCCGATATTGGCCTACCCGGCCAGCAACTCGCCTTACTCAAGGCCCTGAAAGCCACCGGTAAGCCGCTGGTGCTGGTACTCATGAACGGCCGGCCGCTCACGCTGACCTGGGAAGATCAAAACGCCTCGGCTATCCTGGAAACGTGGTTTGGCGGTACCCAAGCTGGCAACGCCATGGCCGATGTGCTGTTTGGTAATTACAACCCATCGGGCAAACTCACGATGACCTTTCCGCGTTCCGTGGGGCAGATTCCGCTGTACTACAACCACAAGAGCACTGGCCGTCCCTACGCCGGCACCGACCCGATGGACAAGTATAAGTCGCGCTACCTGGATGAGGTGAACGAGCCGCTCTATCCCTTCGGTTTCGGCTTGAGCTACACCAAGTTTGAGTACGGCAAGCCCGAGCTGAGCACCACCACGCTGGGCCAGAATCAGCCGCTGGAAGTGAAAGTGACTGTGCGCAACACTGGCAACTACGACGGCGAGGAAGTGGCCCAGCTCTACATCCGCGATATGGTAGGCAGCCTCTCGCGCCCCGTAAAAGAGCTGAAGGGCTTCCAGAAAGTGATGCTGAAAAAGGGTGAAAGCCGCACCCTCACCTTCCGTCTTTCGCCCGACGACCTGAAGTTCTACAACAACGACCTGAACTTCGTGGCCGAGCCCGGTGACTTCCAGGTGATGGTAGGCGGCAACTCCCGCGACGTGCAGATGGCTGGCTTCAAGCTGCAATAA
- a CDS encoding family 43 glycosylhydrolase, translating into MRTSTRTFCLWGLLLAAGLMALPTAAQPTGPTATYCNPLNLDYGYTPIPNFATSGRHRATADPVITLYKGDYYLFSTNQWGYWHSPDLYHWTFVKRSFLKPYHTVYDDLCAPAVAVVGDTLLVLGSAAQKNFQLWMSTDPKHDTWKEAVDPFPVVAWDPDLFLDTDGKLYLYWGSSNLYPLYGQQISRKTFQPIGERQEMFGLNDKRFGWQRFGEYLDNTFLDPFMEGASMIKHNSKYYLQYGAPGTEFSGYADGVQVSDKPLGPFRPQSDPFAYKPGGFARGAGHGNTFQDKYGNWWHVSTMVISVKNNFERRLGLWPAGFDKDGVLYSNTTFGDYPHYLPTGTADHLQSRFTGWMLLNYNKPVQASSTLGNYAPNLAVDESIRTYWSAATANKGEWFQTDLGQVSTVRAVQLNYADQDAEFLGKQTNTYHQYKLWYSENGKKWKLLVDKSKNQTDVPHDYLQLAQPIQARYLKLENVHMPTGKFALSGLRVFGTANVPKPAAVQDFVVLRTEKDKRSAWLKWRPVDNAYAYNIFFGTEPGKLYNSIMVHGQNDYYFKGMDNQKPYYFTIEPVNEAGVGPRTQVVEAK; encoded by the coding sequence ATGAGGACATCTACGCGCACTTTCTGCCTGTGGGGCCTGCTGCTGGCTGCCGGACTAATGGCCCTACCCACTGCGGCCCAGCCCACCGGCCCGACCGCTACCTATTGCAACCCGCTCAACCTGGACTACGGCTACACGCCAATTCCGAACTTTGCGACCAGCGGCCGGCATCGCGCCACCGCCGACCCAGTCATCACGCTCTACAAGGGCGACTACTACCTGTTCAGTACCAACCAGTGGGGGTACTGGCACAGCCCCGACCTCTACCACTGGACCTTCGTGAAACGCTCGTTTCTGAAGCCTTACCACACGGTGTACGATGACCTGTGCGCCCCGGCGGTGGCGGTGGTAGGCGACACCCTGCTGGTGCTGGGCTCGGCCGCCCAGAAGAATTTTCAGCTTTGGATGAGCACCGACCCCAAGCACGACACTTGGAAGGAAGCTGTGGACCCGTTTCCGGTAGTGGCCTGGGACCCCGATTTGTTTCTGGATACCGACGGCAAGCTCTATCTATATTGGGGTAGCTCGAACCTGTACCCGCTCTACGGTCAGCAAATCAGCCGCAAAACTTTTCAGCCCATTGGCGAGCGGCAGGAAATGTTTGGTCTGAACGACAAACGGTTTGGCTGGCAGCGCTTCGGCGAGTACCTCGACAATACCTTCCTGGACCCCTTCATGGAAGGGGCCTCGATGATCAAGCACAACAGCAAATACTACCTCCAATACGGCGCGCCCGGCACCGAATTCAGCGGTTACGCCGATGGCGTGCAAGTGAGCGACAAGCCGCTCGGGCCTTTCCGGCCGCAGTCAGACCCGTTTGCCTACAAGCCGGGTGGCTTTGCGCGCGGGGCGGGGCACGGCAATACGTTTCAGGACAAATACGGCAACTGGTGGCACGTGTCTACCATGGTCATTTCGGTGAAAAATAACTTCGAGCGGCGGCTGGGGCTGTGGCCCGCCGGCTTCGATAAGGACGGCGTGCTGTATAGCAATACCACCTTCGGCGACTACCCACACTACCTACCCACCGGCACTGCCGACCACTTACAAAGCCGCTTCACGGGCTGGATGCTGCTCAATTACAACAAGCCCGTGCAGGCCAGCAGCACCCTCGGCAACTACGCCCCCAACCTGGCCGTCGACGAGAGCATCCGCACCTACTGGAGCGCCGCCACCGCCAACAAAGGCGAGTGGTTCCAGACCGACCTGGGCCAGGTAAGCACCGTGCGGGCCGTGCAGCTCAACTACGCCGATCAGGACGCCGAGTTTCTGGGCAAGCAGACCAATACCTACCATCAGTACAAGCTCTGGTATTCTGAAAACGGCAAAAAGTGGAAGCTGCTGGTTGATAAGAGTAAAAATCAAACCGACGTGCCGCACGACTACCTCCAGCTCGCGCAGCCCATACAGGCCCGCTACCTCAAGCTCGAAAACGTGCACATGCCCACCGGTAAGTTTGCCCTCAGTGGTCTGCGCGTGTTCGGTACGGCCAACGTGCCCAAACCCGCCGCGGTGCAGGATTTCGTGGTGCTACGCACTGAGAAAGACAAGCGCAGCGCCTGGCTGAAGTGGCGCCCCGTCGACAACGCTTACGCCTACAACATCTTCTTCGGCACCGAGCCCGGCAAGCTTTACAACAGCATCATGGTGCACGGCCAAAACGACTACTACTTTAAAGGCATGGACAACCAAAAGCCCTACTACTTCACCATCGAACCCGTGAACGAAGCCGGCGTAGGCCCTCGCACACAAGTAGTGGAGGCGAAGTGA